From a region of the Lactuca sativa cultivar Salinas chromosome 4, Lsat_Salinas_v11, whole genome shotgun sequence genome:
- the LOC128133390 gene encoding uncharacterized protein LOC128133390 — MVELRNYDIEAYQWLLKIHPHHWARSHFSGRAISDMLLNNLCEVFNTKLVKGRDKPIISCLEFIREYLMKRVCNVMKVLNKCQGPLTPTGTRILESNTTLASKYHARWNGGQKYQVKGPWNDQHVVDMEKRECSCRKWELTGIPCKHAIASLNEMADNNEKVGELYTYVHKVYWLDTWKKMYSFKVEPIKGRAMWPKSDCPTTLVPPPHNKAIGRPKKEKKDYSRGKD, encoded by the exons ATGGTAGAGCTAAGGAATTATGACATAGAAGCATATCAGTGGCTCTTGAAAATCCATCCACATCATTGGGCTAGAAGTCATTTTTCAG GAAGGGCAATTTCAGACATGTTATTGAATAACCTTTGTGAAGTGTTCAATACCAAACTTGTTAAAGGGAGAGACAAACCCATTATCAGTTGTTTGGAGTTCATCAGAGAGTACCTTATGAAGAGAGTATGCAATGTGATGAAGGTGTTAAACAAGTGTCAAGGTCCATTAACTCCAACTGGTACTAGGATTTTGGAATCAAACACAACACTAGCTAGTAAGTATCATGCACGATGGAATGGGGGACAAAAGTATCAGGTTAAAGGTCCATGGAATGATCAACATGTGGTGGACATGGAGAAAAGGGAGTGTAGTTGTAGAAAGTGGGAGCTTACTGGAATTCCTTGCAAACATGCAATTGCAAGCCTAAATGAAATGGCAGACAATAATGAAAAGGTGGGAGAACTATACACCTATGTGCATAAGGTGTATTGGCTTGATACATGGAAAAAGATGTACTCCTTCAAGGTGGAGCCTATCAAAGGTAGAGCCATGTGGCCTAAGAGTGACTGCCCAACAACTCTTGTGCCTCCACCACACAACAAAGCTATAGGCAGGccaaaaaaagaaaagaaggatTACAGCAGAGGAAAGGATTGA